From the Desulfobulbaceae bacterium genome, the window CGGTGGTCTGAATGGCGATAAAATAGAGTTGATCATTAAGGATTCCGGCGGAAGTCCGGAAAAGGCGATCTCCTTTGCCAAGCAGCTTATCGAAGAAGAACAAGTGTTTGCAATCTTAGGGCCTTCCGAAGCGGGTATTATGACATCCGTGCGCTATGTCGCTATTGTTGCGGTTGGTGGAATGGCGAGTATCTGGGGAAGCCTGCTGATGGGTTTTGCTCTTAACTTTATGAGCTTACGAGGCATGTTTGGTTCCTATGATGATTTGGTTTTTGGTGCCATCTTAATTGGTATCATGCTTTTTGCACCGGAAGGTATTTTGCGTGTTCATCTCTGGAAAAACCTGCGCTTAATTTTTTCAACAAAAAAACAGTCTGCTGAAAGTAAGGAGGTGCGCTAGTGGCATCCCTTCTTGAGGTCAAATCAGTTAACAAGTCATTTGGCGGTTTGCAGGCAGTTAGTGATGTTTCCTTTGCCGTGAATGAAGGAACCATTAAAGCCGTTATCGGGCCGAATGGCGCAGGGAAAACAACGTTATTTAATCTTATCAGCGGCTCATTGCTGGCTGACACTGGTAAGGTGATTTTTAAAGATAAGCAAATACAGGGACTGCCGCCTTACAAAATAGCAACTCGGGGCATCTCCCGCACATTTCAAAATATCAAAATGTTCGCCGGCATGACGGCCTTGGAAAATGTCATGGTCGGCAGACATACCCGGAGTAGGGCAGGATTTTGGGCTGGAATGTTAAGTTTGCCGGGGACATGGAGTGAAGAGCGGCATATACGGGAAAAATCATTTGAACTCCTTGAACTGTTGGAAATTGCAGATTTTGCCGACACTGAGGCCACCAGCCTGGCCTTTGGTCAACAACGTGCTGTTGAGCTTGCCAGGGCCCTTGCCTCTGAACCATCTCTTCTACTGCTCGATGAACCGGCCGCAGGCTTGAATATTTACGAAACAGCTGAACTTGCCCGCTTGATTACCAAGATCCGTGATTATGGAATAACAATTCTGCTTGTTGAACATGATATGTCTCTTGTCATGGATATTTCAGATGAAATTGTTGTCTTAAGCTTTGGTCAGAAATTAGTAGAGGACGTTCCTCAAAAAATTCAGACCAATAAGGAAGTTATCCAGATCTATCTCGGGGATGACGATGCTTAAAATTAGAAATCTTGAGTCGGGATACGGCAAGCTTAAAGTCCTTCGGCGCATTTCAATGCATGTGGCTAAAGGGGAAATTGTTTCCCTTATAGGTGCCAATGGGGCAGGTAAAACAACCTTGCTCCGCACCATAACCGGCTTGATTCGGGCAACTGGCGGGGAAATATTTCTTCAGGAAAAGCCAATCGTCAAGGTCAGACCAGAAAAAATTGTGGCGGCAGGTTGCTCTCTGGTGCCTGAGGGACGGCAGGTTTTTGCTGCAATGACGGTTAAGGAAAATCTAATCTTAGGTGGTTATGTCCAGTACAAGAAAGACAGGCGGCAAGCCATGGCTGAACTAGACAGGATTTATGAGCTTTTTCCTGTTTTGAAAGACCGAGAATCACAGCTTGCTGGCACCTTGTCAGGAGGTGAGCAGCAGATGCTTGCCATTGGACGAGCCTTAATGGCAAAACCTGAGTTGATAATGATGGATGAGCCTTCTACCGGCCTTGCTCCGCTTATCGTAAAAAATATTTTTGGGATTATTAAAAAGATAAAAGAGTCAGGAAATACTGTCCTGCTCATTGAACAGAATGCTAAGGCAGCTCTGGCCGTTGCAGATCGGGGCTATGTGCTGGAAACTGGCAAAATTATTGTTCAAGGGCCTGCGCAGGATTTGTTGTTAAATAAAGATGTTCAGCGTGCCTATCTTGGCAGGGATGTTGACTAGCTGGAGTCTGATGGTCCCAAGCATGCTGAGTATGCGGCCTGTTTGTTAGCGTAGAGTAAATAGTTGACAGTTTATAAAAAGTTATAAATTACCGGAGGGAATATCATGTACTGGGAACAAGAAAGCGAGTGCATGCCTAGAGAGGATCTTGAGCAACTGCAACTGGAGCGGTTACAGGCGACCCTTTTTCGTGTTGCGACCCACGTGCCTTTTTACCGGCAGAAATTTAAAGAGTTGAATGTCGATCCGGACGGATTTGCCTCTCTTGAAGATCTTCGCAAACTCCCCTTTACCACGAAACAGGATCTGCGCGATAATTATCCCTATGGCCTTTTCGCTGTACCACTCAGAGATGTTGTCAGAGTGCACTCTTCTTCTGGTACAACAGGGCAGGCAACGGTTGTTGGCTATACTCAAAATGATATTAAGACCTGGGCAAATCTTTGCGGTCGTGTATTGACTGGTGCTGGTGTCAGTCAGGATGATGTTGTCCAGATTGCCTTCGGCTATGGACTTTTTACTGGTGGCTTCGGGTTGCATTATGGTGCAGAACGAATAGGTGCCTCTGTTATTCCTATTTCAAGTGGAAACACCAAACGCCAGTTGCAGATCATGCAGGATTTTAAAACCACAGCGCTGGTTTGCACTCCAAGTTATGCCTTGTTGCTGGCGGATGCTATGGTGGAGCAGGGTATTGAGGTAAACGCTCTACCCCTGAGATATGGCCTGTTTGGAGGAGAGCCCTGGTCTGAGGCCATGCGTCGAGAGATTCAGGATAAACTGCATGTGATCGCCACAGATAACTATGGCCTGTCCGAAATTATGGGTCCTGGGGTTGCTGGCGAATGTCAGGAGTGTAACGGTTTGCACATTAATGAAGATCATTTTCTGGCTGAAATTGTTGACCCTGAAACCTTTGAGCCAATGCCTCCTGGAGAGGTGGGTGAGCTGGTAATAACAACATTGACCAAAGAGGCATTTCCTGTCATTCGGTATCGAACCCGCGATTTAACCAAATTGATGCTGGAGCCTTGTCCATTTGGCAGAACATTGCTGCGAATGCATCGTGTGTTCGGTCGTACCGATGATATGCTGATTATTAAAGGCGTCAATGTCTTTCCATCTCAAATTGAATCAGTGTTGTTTGAAGTAGAGGGAACGGAGCCTCATTATCAGATTGTAGTGGAACGTGAAGGGCGTCTCGATAAGACAACGGTTATGGTAGAGGTTGTTGAGTCGATTTTCTTTGACCAGATGAAAAAGCAGGGCGAGCTTATTGCTACGATAAAAAAACGTTTAGCCACTGAACTTGGTATTGGGGTTGAGGTTAAACTTGTAGAAGAGAAAAGTCTGGAGCGTTTTGAAGGAAAAGCGAGTCGAGTGATTGATAAACGACGGCTTACTTAGATTTGTTGAACTCATTGAGTAGTATTTCCTGACCGGCTTTATTGATTTTCCCCATTTTTACGAGGATGTCTCCGAGCCGTGAGCGGTTATTTTTCTGAATTTCTAAAAGCGTTTCAACGTCTGCTTCGGCAAGGTAGCCAAGCTCGATGGCGATAACCCCAAACAGTTTTTTGTTGTCAACCTGAGTATTTAAAATACTGAAGACCTGCTTTACTGTGAGCATTTTCTCTTTTAGGGCTATCTGACCGATTGGGACAATATGTTCTCGCTGCTGATTTAAGGCATCGAGAATTGCATGCTCGTCAACAACTCCCTTTCTTACAAGAAATTCTCCAAATAAAAGGTCACTTGATATTTTTGTCATTGCGCTTGAGCCTCTTAAGGTTTTGTTTTAATATATTGAGTTTCGTAAAATCTAAATTGCAAGTCAAGAATTTTGTAAATTTTTTTTTATCGGTTTACTCTTTTGCTGGCATGTTATAAGGTTTAAGCATGGATAGTAAAAAAAAATACCAGGCCATAGTAGTTGAAAGTGGTAATGCACTGAGCCAAATTTTTTACGGCTTTTTTGAACTGTTGGGTTTTGGTGCAACCTCATTTCAGTCTACCCAAGAGGCTGTTGATCACTTTGACCAATACGCACCCCGTCTGATTGTTATCGGATCGTCTGTTCCTGCAGATAAATCGTCTCAATTCATAAAAAACATTAGAGCAAAAAACGATGGTATGTATGTGACCATTGTCAAGATTGCGCCCCAAGCGTCTCTTGACGGTCTACAATTAATTGTAGACGCTGGTCTTGACTCGTTTTGGGTTGAAGATAGCGGGCAGGATCATTTTGAGCTTTGGCTTTCTACGCTGGCAAAAGGTTTACTTGAGACTCTTCAGCGAGAAGAAATTGATAAGAAAATTTCGCACTACAAAGATGAACAGGAAGATTTTAATGACCAGTTGGAGGCTGCTATTACCAGAGCCAATGATATGACCCGCGAGGCGGAGCAGTCCTATATTGAAATTAATCAGATTTTTAAAACAATTGCAGGCGGAATTATTGTTGTTGATGTCAACTGCAAACTGCTGCGCTGCAATGATAATTTCCTGGCGATGGTTGATAAGACGAGGGATCAGGCAATTGGCTCAAAATGTTATGAAACTTTTCGTAATAGTTTATGCCGTTCGACTCAATGCCCATTGAAGGTCATAAAGAAAGGTGAAAATCGTGTCGAAAATGATATTGATCATAGATTGCCTGACGGCACCACAGTTCATTATCATATTATTTCTACGCCGTTTCGTGGCCCTGTAGGTGAGCTAATTGGTGTTGTGGAGCATATCACCGATGTTACTGCCCGTGTGGTGGCAGAGCAGGCACTTAAGGAGAGTGAGAGGCGTTATAAAGAGCTTAGTATAATCGATGCCTTAACTCAGCTTTTCAATAAACGTTATTTTAGCGAACATTTAACGAAGGAGATCCAGAGGTCGCAACGGCATGGGCACCCACTTTCTCTTATGCTCATGGATATTGATAACTTTAAGCACCATAATGATACCTATGGTCATGCCGATGGAGACAGTGTTCTTGAAAAACTAGGTGCAGTTATCCGAGCTTCTGTACGAGGCACTGATGTGGCCTGTCGATATGGTGGTGAGGAGTTCACTGTTATTCTTCCTGAAACGTCGGGTGAAAATGCCGTTGTTGTTGCTGAACGGATCAGGGAGAGTTTTGCAGCAATAGAGTTTAAGCCGACACCTGACGTAGTTGTCCATAAAACTATCAGCATTGGTGTCGCCGAATTTCAGGCGGATGACGATGAAAGATCATTTCTTGAACGTACCGACCAGAATATGTATAAGGCAAAAAACTCCGGCAAAAACAGATATGTTTATGAATAATGACAAACTCGCAAAAAGTAAAAAAAGGTTCAGCGCCACTCAATGAAATCAACTAGTTACAGAGCGAGCCGGGGATGTCGAGCGGCTTTTTGCGAGACCATCAATAATGCAAGGTAGTTAGACGATGGAACTCTATCAACTACGTACATTTGTAGCAGTAGCCAACGAATCTCTTTCCTCCTCCGAGTCTGAACGCCTTAATGCCTGTCATCCGAGTGTGATCTCCCATATCAATGCCCTTGAGAAAGAGCTTGGTGTTGCGCTTTTTTCCCGAAAAGATACTGGTTTGGAAGTTTCCGCAGATGGTATCGTTTTGATGGCCGAAGCGCAAAATGTGCTTGCTGAAGCTGATTGCTTCATGCGCAAAGCAAGATCGTTGCATGCCGAGGTATCTGGGGCAATTAAACTGGGTATAATTGCTGAGGCCCAGTTGTTTGCAACCCAAGATTTAGTTGAACATATCAAACTCAGTCACCCGCATCTAGAGATGATTTTTGAGCGTGGTACGTCGGAACAGATTTTAGGTGAAATCTGTTCCGGAGGTCTAGCTGGTGGCTATGTTGTGGGTCAAAATCTCAGTCCTGAAGAGCTTGTTTTTTTGAAGATTGTACAACAGAAACTTGTTGTAGTTGGTCCCAGGCAATGGCAGGATGAAGTTGACTTGGCTGACTGGCCCCAACTGGCAGCCTTGCCCTGGATCTGGAGTTCCCATGACAGCCCCAGGCGGAGTTTGCTTGAAGAGGCGTTTTCAGACAGAGAGCTTATTGCAACGGCCGCCGCCTATGTGGAGGATGAGGATGCGATGAAGGCTCATGTAATTGCTGGCGCGGGTATGAGCCTTTTGCCTGAAAGTGAAGCCCTGACCGCGGTTGAAGCCGGCGATCTTTGTATTTGGCACAAAGAAGCGTTTTATGTTGATCTGTTTTTTGCCTATGTAAAGGGTGGAGAGGGAGACCCACTTTTAGAGGCAGTTCTGGACGCCATCAAAGAGGTTAGGGACTTCTGAAACAGAGTTAGAATGGAAAATTTCGTAATCATAATCTCCTATCTACTGATTGGTATGGCCTTGCGCCATGTCCCGAAATTCCCAAAAGAAACATCCGCCGTTTTTAATCTGTATGTAATTTATGTCTGTCTGCCAGCGTTAACGTTCTTAAAAATTCCAGAACTCGAGCTTTCCAGCCAACTGTTAGTTCCCGTGCTCATGCCTTGGGGGATGCTGCTTTTTTCAGCATGTATCATCTGGGCTTTTTCTATTTATCTTAAGTGGGACAAAGGCACAACCGGCGCGCTGATGTTGCTCATACCTATGGGAAACACCTCATTCCTGGGTATTCCCATGGTTCGAGCCTTCTTTGGTGATGCCGGGGTCTCCTTTGCAGTGCTCTACGATCAATTAGGTTCTTTTCTGGCACTGTCAACCTATGGCACTATTGTTCTGGCCTATTATAGTGGAACTGGAAAGGTTTCTGCCCGCGAGATAGCTGTCAGAATCTGTACATTTCCGCCTTTTATTGCACTGATGCTGGCGCTGGTTTTTAGGTCAGTCGCAATTCCACGACCCGTTTCATTGCTGCTGGAATCTCTGGCCGCGACGCTTGTACCTGTTGTGATGATAGCTGTGGGCTTTCAGTTACGACTAAAATTAAGTCCTGAGGTGTGGAAACCACTTGGTGTTGGCCTTGGTGTTAAACTTGTGGTTGCTCCGGTGGCAGCTCTGGGAGTTTGCTACGTACTGGGACTAAACAGTCTGGCCGCCAAGGTTTCTGTTCTGGAGGCTGGAATGCCACCAATGATTTCAGCCGGTGCTGTTGCCATAATGGCAGGACTCTCACCATCATTAACTGCTGCGTTAGTCGGCTTTGGGATCGTGTTTTCGTTTGTATCGCTTCCTATTCTGCAAAGTTTACTTGCTGTGCTCGGCTAATAGCGCAGTTGTGATTTTGTTGCTCTGGTATCGCCGTACCTGCGTCCATTCAGCTGGAACGGTCAGCTGCCAAAAAAATAAAATAAAAATTCTGTTTGCAGTAAATGCAAAGCAGTATTAGAAAGATGACAAATTTAATTAAAACCTGTTGGAGAAAAATAATGTCCGAATTTGTAAATGTAACAGTCGTAAAAGCTGTTAACTCCTACTTCGATGGTAAAGTGACCAGCCGCACGGTCATCTTTGCTGATGGCAGCAAGAAAACCCTGGGGGTGATGCTTCCTGGAGAGTACGAGTTTAACACCGACTCTAAAGAGATTATGGAGATCATGAGCGGCGAGTTGACAGTACTGATTTCTGATGAGAACGATTGGCAGGAAATCCGGGGCGGTCAGTCTTTTGAAGTGCCGGCGAAGTCAAAATTTAAGCTCAAAATTAGAACTCTTACCGACTACTGCTGCTCTTTTGTTGCTTAGCAGTTGCATCCCGGTCTGACCGGGAGTTTTTTGCTTAGGAGCCGTCAAAAAACAACATGGCTATTTATGATGCATTTCCTCACGGCCCCTTATGCCGTTCAGGAACTAAAAAAATCCAAGTTATTTTTGTACGACGGCTAACGTACAATAAAAAGTTTTATGAGTTGAAACGATGGCACCAGATACCGCGGATTTTAACCCCGGGCAGTCTTCTGACACCGGGTCGAATTTACTGCTTTCAAAACGAGACACCTTTTTCGAACAGGCATTGAGTCTCCATCAGCAGGGCGATGTTGAGCAGGCTCTGACACTGTATCAGCAGGTTGTTGATCTTGATCCTGACCACGCTCAGGCCTGTTTTTACAGCGCTCTTTTGCTTTGCGACTCAGGAAACCATGAAGACGCTTTGTCTTTGCTCGAAAAAGCCCAGGCGCTTTTGCCTGACATCCCTGCTATAGTCTATCAACTTGGTGTATGTCAGTATACCTTAGGAGAAAACAATTTGGCCATTAGATCTTTCGAAACTGTTCTGGAGACTGAGCAGGATCACTGGCAGGCTGCTTATAATCTGGGGGCGGCATATTTTTCTGACGGTCAAATTTTAAAAGCTATAGAGGCGTACTCGTTGGCAGCACGTCTTAATCCGGATGATGCTGACATCTATTTCAATCTTGGCTTGGCCCATAAAAATGCCGGAGATCTTGAAAAGGCTCGATCA encodes:
- a CDS encoding ABC transporter ATP-binding protein, with amino-acid sequence MASLLEVKSVNKSFGGLQAVSDVSFAVNEGTIKAVIGPNGAGKTTLFNLISGSLLADTGKVIFKDKQIQGLPPYKIATRGISRTFQNIKMFAGMTALENVMVGRHTRSRAGFWAGMLSLPGTWSEERHIREKSFELLELLEIADFADTEATSLAFGQQRAVELARALASEPSLLLLDEPAAGLNIYETAELARLITKIRDYGITILLVEHDMSLVMDISDEIVVLSFGQKLVEDVPQKIQTNKEVIQIYLGDDDA
- a CDS encoding ABC transporter ATP-binding protein produces the protein MLKIRNLESGYGKLKVLRRISMHVAKGEIVSLIGANGAGKTTLLRTITGLIRATGGEIFLQEKPIVKVRPEKIVAAGCSLVPEGRQVFAAMTVKENLILGGYVQYKKDRRQAMAELDRIYELFPVLKDRESQLAGTLSGGEQQMLAIGRALMAKPELIMMDEPSTGLAPLIVKNIFGIIKKIKESGNTVLLIEQNAKAALAVADRGYVLETGKIIVQGPAQDLLLNKDVQRAYLGRDVD
- a CDS encoding phenylacetate--CoA ligase — encoded protein: MYWEQESECMPREDLEQLQLERLQATLFRVATHVPFYRQKFKELNVDPDGFASLEDLRKLPFTTKQDLRDNYPYGLFAVPLRDVVRVHSSSGTTGQATVVGYTQNDIKTWANLCGRVLTGAGVSQDDVVQIAFGYGLFTGGFGLHYGAERIGASVIPISSGNTKRQLQIMQDFKTTALVCTPSYALLLADAMVEQGIEVNALPLRYGLFGGEPWSEAMRREIQDKLHVIATDNYGLSEIMGPGVAGECQECNGLHINEDHFLAEIVDPETFEPMPPGEVGELVITTLTKEAFPVIRYRTRDLTKLMLEPCPFGRTLLRMHRVFGRTDDMLIIKGVNVFPSQIESVLFEVEGTEPHYQIVVEREGRLDKTTVMVEVVESIFFDQMKKQGELIATIKKRLATELGIGVEVKLVEEKSLERFEGKASRVIDKRRLT
- a CDS encoding sensor domain-containing diguanylate cyclase — its product is MDSKKKYQAIVVESGNALSQIFYGFFELLGFGATSFQSTQEAVDHFDQYAPRLIVIGSSVPADKSSQFIKNIRAKNDGMYVTIVKIAPQASLDGLQLIVDAGLDSFWVEDSGQDHFELWLSTLAKGLLETLQREEIDKKISHYKDEQEDFNDQLEAAITRANDMTREAEQSYIEINQIFKTIAGGIIVVDVNCKLLRCNDNFLAMVDKTRDQAIGSKCYETFRNSLCRSTQCPLKVIKKGENRVENDIDHRLPDGTTVHYHIISTPFRGPVGELIGVVEHITDVTARVVAEQALKESERRYKELSIIDALTQLFNKRYFSEHLTKEIQRSQRHGHPLSLMLMDIDNFKHHNDTYGHADGDSVLEKLGAVIRASVRGTDVACRYGGEEFTVILPETSGENAVVVAERIRESFAAIEFKPTPDVVVHKTISIGVAEFQADDDERSFLERTDQNMYKAKNSGKNRYVYE
- a CDS encoding LysR family transcriptional regulator translates to MELYQLRTFVAVANESLSSSESERLNACHPSVISHINALEKELGVALFSRKDTGLEVSADGIVLMAEAQNVLAEADCFMRKARSLHAEVSGAIKLGIIAEAQLFATQDLVEHIKLSHPHLEMIFERGTSEQILGEICSGGLAGGYVVGQNLSPEELVFLKIVQQKLVVVGPRQWQDEVDLADWPQLAALPWIWSSHDSPRRSLLEEAFSDRELIATAAAYVEDEDAMKAHVIAGAGMSLLPESEALTAVEAGDLCIWHKEAFYVDLFFAYVKGGEGDPLLEAVLDAIKEVRDF
- a CDS encoding AEC family transporter; protein product: MENFVIIISYLLIGMALRHVPKFPKETSAVFNLYVIYVCLPALTFLKIPELELSSQLLVPVLMPWGMLLFSACIIWAFSIYLKWDKGTTGALMLLIPMGNTSFLGIPMVRAFFGDAGVSFAVLYDQLGSFLALSTYGTIVLAYYSGTGKVSAREIAVRICTFPPFIALMLALVFRSVAIPRPVSLLLESLAATLVPVVMIAVGFQLRLKLSPEVWKPLGVGLGVKLVVAPVAALGVCYVLGLNSLAAKVSVLEAGMPPMISAGAVAIMAGLSPSLTAALVGFGIVFSFVSLPILQSLLAVLG
- a CDS encoding pyrimidine/purine nucleoside phosphorylase; this translates as MSEFVNVTVVKAVNSYFDGKVTSRTVIFADGSKKTLGVMLPGEYEFNTDSKEIMEIMSGELTVLISDENDWQEIRGGQSFEVPAKSKFKLKIRTLTDYCCSFVA